In the Lepisosteus oculatus isolate fLepOcu1 chromosome 6, fLepOcu1.hap2, whole genome shotgun sequence genome, one interval contains:
- the aoc1 gene encoding diamine oxidase [copper-containing], producing MLSHYVLVLVALSVTAYASPAQREWARHGASIFADLTPREIRAVRDFLMSCPELSLSSAKSKTLKKNSILLVELHIPRKNEALKALDRGHAKPARQARVVVQFGDQSKPNITEYLVGPLPYPTAYTLKTFKSKRAIKFESRPITSVEYEHINAVLHKITNKAHTLLLESTGFSFYNCSNRCLTFSDIAPRGLDSGERRTWIMLQKFVEGYFIHPIGFEVLINHQSLDPSKWAVEKVWYNGQYFNSVEELVDSYDKNRLEKLKLPEHDDEDLFSTYIPRGQSNTRSNIHGPKLVEPQGPRYHVDGNFVEYAGWSFAFRVRSSAGLQLFDLRFNGERVAYEVSLQEAIAFYAGNTPAAMQTKYIDAGWAMGTSDYELAPGIDCPEIATFLDLYHFYDTDKPLRYKNALCIFEMTTGMPLRRHFNSNFHGGYNFFGGLENHVLVIRTTSTVYNYDYIWDFYFYQNGVVEARVSATGYIHATFFTPEGLNYGTRVYSYVLGNMHTHLINYKVDLDIGGRENSFESLHVKYENITNPWSPEHTIVQSRLHRTQHRTERSAAFRFGKSFPRYLHFYNPNRSNKWGHKKGYRIQYNSHAHSVLPRGWREENGVSWSRYPLAVTRHKDSELTSSSIYTQNDPWEPVVSFEDYIRNNENIENTDLVAWVTVGFLHIPHSEDIPNTATPGNAVGFFLRPFNFFDEDPSLASRNTIIVRPRGKSVAVQRWTPEVVGHCVSDKPFHYNGTYLSD from the exons ATGTTGTCCCACTACGTACTTGTCCTGGTTGCACTGAGTGTCACAGCCTATGCAAGTCCTGCACAGAGAGAATGGGCACGTCATGGGGCCTCCATTTTTGCTGACTTGACTCCCCGAGAAATTAGAGCAGTGCGGGATTTTCTTATGTCTTGCCCTGAGCTTAGCCTCTCATCTGCAAAAAGCAAAACCTTGAAGAAAAACAGTATCCTTCTTGTGGAGCTGCATATTCCCAGGAAGAATGAGGCTCTGAAGGCTCTGGACCGTGGTCATGCCAAGCCTGCACGCCAAGCCAGGGTAGTTGTGCAGTTTGGTGACCAGTCAAAACCAAACATCACAGAATACCTCGTTGGGCCCCTACCTTACCCCACTGCCTACACACTCAAAACCTTCAAAAGCAAACGAGCCATTAAATTTGAATCCCGGCCTATCACTTCAGTGGAGTATGAACACATCAATGCTGTGCTGCACAAGATCACCAATAAGGCCCACACACTCCTTCTGGAAAGCACAGGCTTTTCCTTCTACAACTGCAGCAACCGGTGCTTAACCTTCTCAGATATTGCACCACGTGGACTGGATTCAGGGGAAAGGAGGACCTGGATCATGTTGCAGAAATTTGTGGAAGGTTACTTCATCCACCCGATAGGATTTGAGGTCCTCATAAACCATCAGTCACTTGACCCATCTAAGTGGGCTGTCGAAAAGGTGTGGTATAATGGACAGTACTTCAACAGTGTGGAGGAGTTGGTGGACAGCTATGACAAGAATCGCTTGGAAAAGCTGAAGCTGCCTGAGCATGATGACGAGGACCTGTTTTCCACCTATATCCCTCGAGGCCAGAGCAACACACGTTCCAACATACATGGGCCCAAGCTGGTGGAACCTCAAGGTCCACGCTACCACGTTGATGGGAACTTCGTGGAATACGCAGGCTGGTCCTTTGCGTTCAGGGTGCGCTCCTCTGCTGGCCTGCAACTATTTGATTTGCGGTTTAATGGAGAGAGGGTGGCCTATGAGGTCAGCCTACAAGAGGCTATTGCTTTCTATGCAGGGAATACCCCAGCTGCCATGCAGACAAAGTACATCGATGCTGGCTGGGCAATGGGGACATCTGACTATGAACTTGCTCCAGGCATTGACTGCCCTGAAATTGCCACCTTCCTGGACCTGTATCACTTCTATGACACAGACAAGCCTCTACGCTACAAAAATGCCCTCTGCATCTTTGAGATGACCACAGGGATGCCTCTGAGAAGACACTTCAACAGCAACTTTCATGGTGGCTACAACTTCTTTGGAGGCCTGGAGAACCATGTGCTCGTGATCAGAACTACCTCTACAGTCTACAATTATGACTATATCTGGGACTTCTATTTCTACCAGAATGGGGTGGTGGAGGCTAGAGTCAGTGCTACTGGGTACATCCATGCCACCTTCTTCACTCCTGAGGGCCTGAATTATGGCACCCGTGTGTACAGCTACGTTCTAGGCAACATGCACACCCACCTCATCAATTATAAGGTCGACTTGGACATAGGAG GCCGGGAGAACAGCTTCGAGTCTCTGCATGTGAAGTACGAGAACATCACCAACCCCTGGAGCCCTGAGCACACCATTGTGCAATCACGCCTGCACCGCACCCAGCATCGCACCGAGCGCAGCGCCGCTTTCCGCTTCGGCAAGAGCTTCCCCCGCTACCTGCACTTCTACAACCCCAACAGGAGCAACAAGTGGGGCCACAAGAAAGGCTATCGCATCCAGTACAACTCTCATGCTCACAGCGTGCTTCCACGAGGCTGGCGCGAAGAGAATGGTGTCAGCTGGTCCAG GTATCCATTAGCAGTGACCCGGCACAAGGACAGCGAGTTGACTAGCAGCAGCATCTACACTCAGAATGACCCATGGGAGCCTGTGGTTTCCTTCGAGGATTATATCCGCAATAACGAGAATATTGAGAACACG GACCTGGTTGCCTGGGTGACAGTGGGCTTCCTGCATATCCCTCATTCGGAGGATATCCCCAACACGGCCACCCCCGGCAATGCAGTGGGTTTCTTCTTGCGTCCCTTTAACTTCTTTGATGAGGACCCGTCGCTGGCCTCACGTAACACCATCATTGTTCGACCACGTGGGAAGAGCGTTGCTGTGCAGCGTTGGACTCCTGAGGTCGTGGGCCACTGCGTTTCTGATAAACCCTTCCATTACAACGGCACCTACCTCAGTGACTGA